ggacatggacaaatgctggctggggaattctgggagttgaagtccagatatcttcaagttgccaaggttgggaaacactgtgatatAATCATTCTTATGGATTTGCATATTGCACTGGGCTTTGTGACTAATTTTTAACTTCCCCTTTGTAGGATTCTGGAAATAATGGGTGTTTCTTCACCTGAAACCGTGCTGGAGATTTGGTCTCGACAAATTTGTGTTCTGGGTAGCAAGAGCTGTAAAAAATAATTTTGGCTCACTTGGGGGTGTTCCAGCAGGTTAAACCCCAACCCATTTCGGTGTGAAGCTTCAGTTCTATGATTGCTACTAATTACTTCCAATAAAAGCAATGTCCTGTTTATTTCTGAGAAGAATGGAAGGCGACTGTAAAATTAagcaaccattaaaaaaaaaaagaaagagcaaaaggTAAAATGAATGGGATGTTGCACTTCAAATAGCTACtcaatttttttacccataacACTCACTGGGTAACCTTGAGCTAACTATTGACTAGATTTAAATTACTAATTAAACCAGACTTTGCTAGCGTGTTGCTGTCCGTATCTATCATGGATTGAATATTATGAATGAATCTAGCGAATTGTGATTTCTAAGGAATGGTTTAATGTGAGGTTAACATAGCTTAATTTATCAGGTTCTCCAAAAAGAACACTCTTGCTTCATTTAATCCAGAAATCTCAATTTGCCACCAACCATTATGTGCCTTTTTGAACAACCTGCAAAGCTTAAGTGAGGGAGGGACTGCCCATCACGGGAACTCTCAGTGAGCTCCCGGCGGCGAGCGTGGGCGTTTCCAGCACATGCGGGCATGCGTTTGGCATGAGATACGGcttactgtgcatgcacagaaaccaaatcttgtaCGAGGACGCTTGTATGCATGAAATTTCCCCAATTTTTGGCGAATGTAAAAAAACgctgaaaatcagtgaaatctcctGCACGCGAGCGACCTCACgtaagatttcacttcctgcgcatgcgcagatgctgAATCCCACAAGGGCGTGCATGCATTGGGGACATGGAGATTCATGTGCATCtctaattttcctttttttaaataaatgtttttattgatttttttttcagacaAACAGCatgaacaacatttaacatttaaaggagctacattTGCTCCGctagtcatagaagtctaactaataccaaaaaaaatatatctaactaCAGTATAATCAAATCCATACAGAAAAATAATTGACAACATTCCACATCAAAATTTCCATTTTagtattacaattacaattaattaaaatatcaatATAGCATTCTAGTtttgtaattttgttttatttgaaaTCTAATTTAaccatatattaaaatatttaaaatcaattacttactctaagaaaataaaaaagtaaaataaaccttatcttttaaatttcttaatataaaactatccttaaaacttcaatatatcttttatttaataTAAAATCTACTTCATTATATCTAATTTAACAATATGatagaatatttaaaataaattactcACTCAAAAAAACCCTTATCCTTTAAGTTTCTTAATATACATCTATCCTCAAAACTCCAGTATATCATTTATAtgatttaataaattcaaatgttttaaaatttgttCATATACTATTTAaacactttttaaatattccaccaattatacactttttcccaagttttataaaactctgtttccatttggttgtttaaccatcttgtcatcatgtctaattctgcacattccatgattttttaaaatacttcatcttttggtatttccttgtctttccatttttgcgcaaacgtaattcttgccgctactaagatatggattattaaataatatatttcttttttatatttagtatCACAAATGCCTAAAAGGAAGAATTCTCgtgtttttttaatcttcttatttgttatttcctttaaccatttttctacattATTCCAATAAGTCTTAGCTTCAGGACAGGTCCACCATATATggaaatatgtaccaatttcttttttacatttccaacagacaGGGGAAATATTAGAAAACATTTTTGAGATACTatatggtggaagatgccatctataaaacatcttactggttaggagtcactgctcatagggGAGAAACAATGACATCATGTGACAgctgcacacacacacctccctctGATTTGCATCCCTCTCCcccaatattaataaataaaataaataaataatacttagcATCTATATAAAAACCCTGGAATCACCAATATTCTTGCTTTAGTTCAATTATTCATTGTCAGGCCAGGCTTGAGACGGTGTGAAATCTTCTGGGTGGATCCAGAAAACTTAAATTTAATCCCAGCAAGATGGTGTAAaccagacctcacctacaaaaagatattgataaaagtgaacgggtccaaagacgggctacaaaaatggtggagcgtcttaagcataaaacgtatcaggaaagacttcatgaactcaatctgtattggaggacagaagggaaaggggggatatgatcgaaacatttaaatatgttaaagggttaaataaagtacaggagggaagtgttttcaataggaaagtgaacacaagaacaagggaacacaatctgaagttagttgggggaaagatcagaagtaaagttgagaaaatatttgactgaaagtagtagatgcttggaacaaacttccagcagacgtggttggtaaatccaactgaatttaaacatgcctgggataaacatatatccatcctaagataaaatacaggaaatagtataagggcagactagatggaccatgaggtctttttctgccatcaatcttctatgtttctaggtgtgtcaaacttgatttcattgaggcccATATCAGGGTGGTGTTTGACCTGGGGGAGTGTGGTCAGCTCGACATCACTCGTGTCGGGATGTGGATgtgtgccagcaaaaatgggctccaaaGCTCCTGTCTTTGGCTgcaatggcttcctgcaaccTTTCGCTGGTGTAAATAATCAGACCCTGTTCCAGCTTCTAGGCTAGCTTTGGATAAGATTCCATTCCTCTTGGAGAAGGAATTCCATAATTTTGAGGTTCTCCTGGATTCACATTTGTTGCTCAAGCAGTAGGAAGAAGCTGAGGCCGAGATAGCCTACATGTGCCACACTTTAGCTGGTAGGCCCACATTGACTGCGTTTAGATTGGTGCATCAGTTGTTACTATTAACAAGATTAATGTGGCATTGCTATGCAATTAGATTTAAGGCCATCCTTATTTACTGACCCCAATTAAGGCAGGCAatttggtcattaagcaaagctGCTGATAAGTGAAACTGACTGTACTTACAACCTTACTTTAGCTtttctttgctttacagacctgtgTGAAGGTCATCAAAGTGAGGATGCTTGGAAACATTACATTTTTATCGCCATTAGTAAATGGTCATTGTACCaggcagtcactaaacaaggactatctGCGTTGCaggttccaaccttggcaactaagatacttcagagagggatggcatacaaatctaattaataaaatagataaaataaaaataaataaataagatgtatggatttcaattcccagaattccccacactggctgggaaattctgggagttgatttccatacatttttaaagttgctaagattgagaaacactggatggTATTTAACATTGACAATGTTAAACATTGCTAAACATTCTGGCTGCAAACAATCTTGAACCTACACCAGAGCCAGGACAAAAGCTTTACAGGTTAAAACCTGCACTTTAAATTGAACCCAGAGATTGTTTCATAACCAAAACAGCAACTTTAGCACCACTACTGCTATTACTATTTTACTATTACCATTACTAAATTGCTATTACACTGGTTTTTGACAGCAGCTGAACAGTCATGTTTGGCCCAACTGCAGTTGCTGAGTCACAGTCCTATGCAATGTATTAAACATTGACAATGTTTAACATTGTTAAACAATGTTTAGCAAAccatccagtgtttctcaatctttaaTAAACTGCCAAACGGGGCTGATATTTGCAAAATCTTCTGAAGGGCATTTGAGCACtgataacatttttttctttcatcgttgttatgtttttaaattatggattttaGGGGTGTTGAAGGAATATTTTATTGTTTGCAATGGTTGCACTTTGTAATAATCTCCTTAAGGGTTTTGTAATTGAGCAATGTACGCATTCTTGTAATAAATCACTAATAAAAAGCCACCTATTAAAGACCTAAGAACAGAATCTGATTGCTATTAATAATGAAACTGTAAGATTACTTATACCATTCATTATTCCATGGATCAACATTGATTTTTCCATCATGCCGTCTTTTATAATCAGGATTAATTATTTTGGTCCCTTTCCTTTTAGAGTCTGCTGTTTATCTTCATTCTGCATATTTTCTACATAGATTTGTTTTGGACTAATCAAAACATTCCGAGGATTTTTTCAGTTAAAAAGAACtttagggatttttaaaaaaaaattcagggttTCATAAATATACTTCCCTAATTGGACTTGATGAAGTAACAGgctcttttccttttctcaaaCAGAAAATAATGAAAGATATATTTTGCAGTGTGTCTAAATTTAACAGGCTGCatatttttggtttgtttgtttgtttattagatttctatgtcgcccttctctgcagactcgggaaaatacaaaacacataagaaatctaatactgtattaaaaatataCTCTAAAACCCCAATGCATTAAAACCAACCACCCACATTTCATTTCACCTTATCTTgtcatacattattattattattattattattattattattattattattattattattattattattaagatttgtatgccgcctctctccgcagacttggggcggctcccaACAGCAGTAAAGACAGTACAcagtaaacaaatataatatttacaaaatatctaaaaccccattattttaaaacacacacaacacaaacataccatgcataaaactatatagcCTGGGAGAGATATCTGCAATTATGCATTCAATTGTCGGCCAGGACTGGATGTTAAAattcagtggccccaggcctgttgtcaaaagtaagtttttaaaaccttgcagAAGGCCAAGAGCGTGGGGTCAGTACgacaatctctggggggagttgattccagagggccggggccaccacagagaaggctctttccctgggcccccgcaccagatgacattgcttggtTGACAAGACCTAGAGATTATCTTGCTTTCCAGACAATGGGCTGGATTTAAAGTTTGTCAAAGTTGTGCTGCTAAAATCAGTCAGATCTGTTAGATTCAGTCCTGTTGATTTCAAGGGGGCAAatctacattgctcaaaaaaataaagggaacactcaaagaacacatcctagatctgaatgaatgaaatattcccattgaatactttgttctgtacaaagttgaatgtgcacaacagcatatgaaattgattgtcaatcagtgttgctgttgcttcctaagtggacagtttgatttcacagaagtttgatttacttggagttgtattctgttgtatattctgttatttttttttagcagtatattttaagGCCTATTCTAAACACAGTTGGGTTACTTCCAATGTCTGACTTCAGAAAGCAAAACACACACTATTAAACTGCTCAGAAGTGCTGAAGTCCTTAGTGGATAGGTAAATCACATTCAAAGAGCTACGGCTTCTAGGCACAAAATGACATAGCAGCTTTAGTGATTGGTTTGGTAGCTTCCTAGAGACATTGTGTGGCATGGATTTAGGTCACAAAGGTGGGTGAGCAGGTGATCTTTGATAGGAGGACAAGGGAAGCTGGTCATCACCTTGAGGATTCTGGTGGCTTTATGACATCATCCTTGCTGGATAAGGTGTCACTTACTGTCAGTTATCAGAGCAAAGATGCCTTCCCAGAGGTAGGTTATTCTTTAGTGGGGCTCCTGGACTGGGGAAGCTTCTCTCTTTtagtagtttagtttagttttattggatttatatgctaccccttTCCTAGGActaggggcagcttacaacatataaaaagacaatgtacatcgaaatccaattgattaaaattaaaaattaaatctaaaaactaaagaaccaattaaaatacacatacatgcattcaatcaacaaacccactatacattcataGGCCAGGTTGGCCAAGATCTAATGAACCCAAGAATGGATATTTtatagtatctttcccctgccacatccaccaagtcacatccacagaaccagtagtaaaaaaaaattgaattccaccaGTGGTTTAGGGTGCAGGTGAAGGTGAGGCAAAGGCTGAGAAGGAAAGTGAAGTTGAGAATCACAATCAAGacgggctgccaaaaattttactgccacgctatgggtgtggcttgatggtcatatgaccaggtaggggtggcttgacaatcatgtgaccaggagtggcttaaaggtcatgtgactgggtggggttGGCTTACCAgtcaaggtaagttttcaaataggagtttggactctttttcagttgattgtcacattatttgaatagccacaaaaaggacaaatgctaGACAaccttatttgttgaggagcacagtaaccttttaaagttttgtactgaacccacaaggttcggtatgataacagattaggcaagtagctcaattttctttcattgctataaaagttcagttataGATAATGATTAGAATGATTAAAGCggttatgggtaaaaacatgctatttaattatttcctattttaaaagtaattagggATCATACTAACAtactggagaaggaaggacaataaaaaaactattaagtattcaataaataggggttttatattttttccccttttaatattagatttgttccactgtaacattgtttttattattgttgtgagccgccccgagtctttggagaggggcggcatacaaatctaataaattattattattattattattattattattattattattattattattaaatgcataaacttactaccccactgcatccacccccatgggggcagcagcccattactggagaGAAGGGAGAGCAGGCAGAAAGTAGGGGTTGGTGGAATTCTAATGCTTTTATGACTTCATCCAGGCAGTTTATGGTAGGTGAGGGAGAGGATGGGATGCTGGCAAGCAGTGGAACTGGAGGAAAGTGTTTTATGCCACAGAAACCATTTCCCTTTAGGACCAAAAAGAGATCACCATTTCCAAGCTCCAGGATTTTCCTTTTCAACTTTCCAGTTTATCCAATACAGTGGTTCCGTGATTTCCTGTTGGTCTCCCATCCAAATGCTAACCGGTCCTTCTGCTCCTGCAGAGTTTCCGCATTGGCTCAAGCACTTTCAGCTGCCGACGCGCGGGCGCCAGCAAATATGTTCAGGACAAAATCCTTACTGGTGTCAGTCAGCCTCTTCGCTTGCTTTCCACGGCTTACGTTTTTTCTTTCCCGAATCGGAAACTCAATTAGAAACCCTGAAGCTCGGAATTGGTGCTTCTCTGTTCTTTTTTGGTCTATATAGAAACACAAAGGAGCCTTTAACATAGCGGCGCAGCATAGCCAATCGGAGTCCTCCGAAACCAACAACCAATGAACGTGGCGGAAAATCGTGACGCGTGCCCCAGCGCGTTAACTCACCGGGGGCCATTTTGAGTGCTGGCTCCTGCCCTTCCTAGCCGTTCAGGGCCCGCCTCATGCTGCGGCCGGCGTTGGCGGCTCTGGCTCTGGGCTGGGCGGTGGCCTGGCTGGCGGCTCGCGGCTTCCCTCCTTGGTGGTGGCCGGGGCGGGACTGCAGCGGAGAGGCGGTCCTAAGCGCCGCCGAGCTGAGCCGCTACACGGGCACCGAGGGAAGCCCGGGACTTTACCTGGCCGTCTTGGGCCAGGTGTTCGACGTGCAACAGGGGCACAGGCATTACGGCCCCGGAGGCGCTTACGGCTTCTTCTCAGGTAACCCGCCTCGCCGCCCCGCTCGCCCACCCAGGCTCGGCTGAATGGGCGAGCCGTTCTCCCCGCTCGCGTGGGCGGTGCAGGGGGTGCAAATGGGTGTGATTTACACACCTATACAATGAGAAGACTTCGAAGAAGGCTTTATTGCCACTTCGAATGTACACTGATCAGCGTACACTAAAATGAAATTCCGTTGCATGCAGATCTCAGGGTCTCCACCTCCAATATGCACTCCATAAACATGACTAAATAAATCAAtacaaattagaatagaatagaagaatagggaAGGATAGAGTAGGACAGGAAGTATAGGATataggtagaatagaataaatagaatagaaggatagGAATAGggtagagtggagtagaatagggtaggatagggtacagtagaatagaattgaagaacagggtagagtggagtagaatagggtaggatagggtacagtagaatagaattgaagaacagggtagagtagaatagaataatagggtAGGGCAGAGTAGAATAGGATaaaggtagggtagaatagaatagaataataggtaggatacagtagaatagaataataggatAGACTAGAATAATAGGtaggatagagtagaatagaatagaataataggtaggatagaatagaatagaataataggtaggatagagtagaatagaataataggtaggatagaatagaatagaataataggtaGGATAGTGTAGACTAGAataatagggtagggtagaatagaataaaatagaagaataggtaggatagggtagagtagaatagaatagcagcgttggaagggaccttgaaggtcttctagttcaatcacctgctcaggcaggaaaccctatagtataccatttgagacaaatggttgtccccCTCGTatcctgaacataaattgtttcaactcctaccacaTAAGACTAGACACGggaacagttttttcctaaatgccagcactgctaaacaaatatttccctcaccactgtcaaagtattcactaaggctgcattattctTACTAttggtcttctcatcgttcctatcacccatctcctcccacttatgactgtatgactgttgcttgtatccttacgatttatattattgttccctgattgcttatttgtatcatatgacaatcattaagtgttgtacctcatgattcttaataaatgtatctttatgtacactgagagtgtatgcaccaaagacaaattccttgtttgtccaatcacacttggccaataaagaatactattctattctattccactccaccaaagacaaattccttgtttgcccaatcacacttggccaataaagaatactattctattctattcttctattctactctactctacttgagAGAACCACCAGGTAAATGGTTATTTGGAGGACTGCCTTGATTACATCTGCCCCTCCCATTACATCTGCCATTAGATCTGTGCTGGTGAGATCAACTCTTAACCTTTTGATCCTGTGGTTGCTAAGTAGCTGGATTCACACAAAATGGTTCATCtgattgcatttaaaaaaaaaagaaatgggttGTCAAACTTCAAGGTCCGCAAGCCAAATTCAACCCAaggggtgcttagatttggccgcGGGACCCCCTGGAAACAGTGGCCCTCCCCAGATTTCTCCTGGCAGAGGGTTACAGGAGGCCATcctagctgaaaatggagctcagagtGCTCAGTCCACAGGTGACAtaaagctggccatgccccccctgcccccaaggtcaaacaaaaCCCTGGTGTGGATCTCAaggaaatcgagtttgacaccctgaccTAGAGAGTCAAATTTTAATTTTGTATAGTtcttgttctgccagcgtgtttcaaccgcccataattacagagtaattattccaggaagacacacaccacacgataaaaggaaaacccaaaagtttttataaacagaaaaacagaaacagctccctttttaaacgtcaaagggattttctggtacacacaaggcacaggttaaatgcaattcaattactcacccaataactggtaaattgagtccaattctaaagtccagagagtccacacacaatcttgaacagcacaaaacccacgatcttgacgaaacaatgaatcagataaactgccatgaggctaaaacaccaggttgcacttttatctgtaacactaattacagcagccccatccaaccgtaggtggcctcattttctcttgtaataatccttcagttgttgtctcctatgcatcactctacgcatgcgtggatgtgtcattaattcttgttcagaattcaaggatgatacagatgattgatctcctcttgggctgtctgccaaactcccctcttccctgtcactcacgcttccttggttagaggaggcttcttcggcagattccactgggagcaaaacaggcctgcggcatgtggatgtttcccccacatccacctgcatattccttggggcaggagctgggccagaactaaccacaacagttctTATGGCTTAGATGTGTGCAAATCTAATCTATTTTATTAGATGATGTACAAGTATTCTATAATGTAACTGCAAGTTGTTGCttttattcttaagatttttattaataatgattgtttcctctttgcttatttgacccctatgacaatcattaagtgttgtacctcatgattcttgacagatgtatctttttcttttatgtacactgagagcataggcaccaagacaaattccttgtgtgttcaatcacacttggccaataaagaattctattctattcttaccagGGAAAAAAAGTATTGTACAAGGCCAAAAGTTGGGTTAATTGGGTGACAAAGCAGGCGTTTTCTGTTTCTTTGTCCAGGGAAAGATGCCTCCAGAGCTTTTGCCACAGGTGACTTCACCCCAGCTGGCCTGGTGGATGATGTTTCAGGATTGTTACCATCACAAATGCTGGCCATCCAGAACTGGCTTTCCTTCTACTGTAAGAATTATGTGCATATCGGTATGTAAAGATGCCTTGAAACTAGACACCAATCAATCTTGTTTGCACCAACGTTTCAGCCACATCTTAAGTGTAGTGTGCTGCTAACTCTATTGATGTGGATAGTTGCTGAGTTACGTTGAGATAAGGTGGATGgcctataaattttataaatttatagtctgcattggttgccgatcagtctccagtcacaattcaaagtgttggttatgacctttaaagccctacatggcattggaccagaatatctccgagaccgccttctgccgcacgaatcccagcgacccattaggtcccacagagtgggccttctccgggtcccgtcaactaaacaatgtcagttggcgggccccaggggaagagccttctctgtggcggccccgactctctgaaaccagctccccccagagtttaggactgcccctactctccttgcctttcgtaagctccttaaaatccacctttgtcgtcaggcatgggggaactaagacatctcccccggttatacgtatacaatttatgcatggtatgtttgtaggtatgtttgtttagtaaatggttttttaaaaatattttaaattataatttagatttgtcatgaattgttttggtttgctgtgagctgccccgagtctgcggagaggggcggcatacaaatctaaataataaataaataaatatttatcttttaCTTGCCTATCTTGCTATGAACAATCAAAATGCAGAATTCCTATTGGAGTATGTAAGAATATCAGGTTTATTAAGAGAATGTAGTGTGTTTAAataccttagaacagtgtttcccaaccttggcaacttgaagatatctagacttcaactcccagaattccccagccagcatttgctgtctggggaattctgggatttgaagtccaaatatcttcaagttgccaaggttgggaaacactgccttagaacaCTTAATGGACTTTGCCTTAACTGATCAATTATTATTTTATCAATCCGAAGAAGCTTATAGTTTTACAGTATTTTTGCTTCCATCTCAAGTTGTTTTCACAATTCAGCAAAGCAAACGGATTTGATGTAAAATAGTAGTTAAGTAAACTTGCCAAATGCACCCAAGttatatacttttaaaaagaaatcaaacagtGAAGAGCAAAAAACTATTAACCTAATCATTTTCCCATTAAAACTTGGTTTATTGTTCAGTGTATAACAAAAAATTAGAGTTAGCAAAACCATGATTAAGCCAAACATGGAATTGTTAAGTGTGGGCTGTGTGAGTCTCAGGGATGAGTGTACAGTGACATATGTTATCTATTACTTCATTTTACAAAAGGCAAAGTAGCTGGACGATTTTACCAAGAAAATGGGCAACCTACTAAGGTTTTGGAGGAGGCCCAAGCTCTCATAGAAGAAGGGGAGAAGCTGCAGGCCAAGGAGGCT
This genomic window from Erythrolamprus reginae isolate rEryReg1 chromosome 1, rEryReg1.hap1, whole genome shotgun sequence contains:
- the CYB5D2 gene encoding neuferricin isoform X2, with amino-acid sequence MLRPALAALALGWAVAWLAARGFPPWWWPGRDCSGEAVLSAAELSRYTGTEGSPGLYLAVLGQVFDVQQGHRHYGPGGAYGFFSGKDASRAFATGDFTPAGLVDDVSGLLPSQMLAIQNWLSFYCKVAGRFYQENGQPTKVLEEAQALIEEGEKLQAKEAERKNQFPPCNSEWSSAGGSRVWCSKQSGGISREWSGVPRKLYEPGSSRSHCVCIKTEELFPGQEKSTWLSDQGKLSSPNLQEYKGCHPLSEWCAVKE
- the CYB5D2 gene encoding neuferricin isoform X1, translated to MLRPALAALALGWAVAWLAARGFPPWWWPGRDCSGEAVLSAAELSRYTGTEGSPGLYLAVLGQVFDVQQGHRHYGPGGAYGFFSGKDASRAFATGDFTPAGLVDDVSGLLPSQMLAIQNWLSFYCKNYVHIGKVAGRFYQENGQPTKVLEEAQALIEEGEKLQAKEAERKNQFPPCNSEWSSAGGSRVWCSKQSGGISREWSGVPRKLYEPGSSRSHCVCIKTEELFPGQEKSTWLSDQGKLSSPNLQEYKGCHPLSEWCAVKE